The region TCTTCCTGGTGACGGGGCTCGGCTTCCTGTTCGATCCGGCCACCAGCGCGGAAGGCTTCGGCATTCACGCGGACAACAGCACGGGCCTCGCCGCGATCCGCGCAGACATGACCGCTTTCTTCGTCGTCTCGGCCGTGTGCATGATGCTGGGCGCCTGGTTCCGCAACGGGACCGTGCTGCTGTTCCCGGCAGCGATGTTCGGCATCGCCCTGCTCGGCCGCTTCATCAGCATCTTCGCCGACGGAACGACCGAAGGCTTCTGGCTCCCGATGGTGGTCGAGGCGCTGACGGTAATCGTGCTGCTGATCGCGAGCCGCGTACTGCCGCACCGCGACGATATGCTAGCCGATCCAGCCTGACATGAGGGCGGCGGCCACTGCGCCACCACCTGCCAGCGCCGCGACCAGATAGCCGAGCAAGCCTCGCCCGCGACGCTCGCGGCGCTGCCACATCAGCTCGACTTCGGGCAGCGGCGGCGGCTCGGGCGCGCCGCCCTTGGGCGGGTAGCGGTCCTCAATGCGGCGGATGAGGTCTGGCAGGCGCAGCAACGTCTGCGTGTCTTCGCGGATCTTCTCCGCAATCGCTGCTTCCGGGCCGAGCTCGTCGCGAATCCAGCTGCGCACATAGGGCGCGGAAACATCCCACATGTTGATCTCGGGATTGAGCTGGGTCGCGATGCCTTCGACCATCACCATGGTCTTTTGCAGCAGCAGGAGGTGCGGCTGGGTCTGCATGTCGAAGTCGCGGGTGATCGCGAACAGCCCGTCAAGCATCTGGCCGACCGACAATTCGCTGACCGGCTTGCCGCGCATCGGCTCGCCTACGGCGCGCAGTGCAGTCGCGAACTCTTCGACCGAGTGGTAGCTAGGCACATATTGCGCTTCGAAATGGATTTCGGCGACGCGGCGATAATTGCCGGTGGTCAGGCCGTAGAGGATTTCCGCCAGCCATTGGCGCGCGCGCCGGTCGATGCGGCCCATGATGCCGAAATCGATCGCGACGATC is a window of Erythrobacter sp. HKB08 DNA encoding:
- a CDS encoding DUF4345 family protein; amino-acid sequence: MRLVLTALIFLGGIFFLVTGLGFLFDPATSAEGFGIHADNSTGLAAIRADMTAFFVVSAVCMMLGAWFRNGTVLLFPAAMFGIALLGRFISIFADGTTEGFWLPMVVEALTVIVLLIASRVLPHRDDMLADPA